A window of the Lolium perenne isolate Kyuss_39 chromosome 7, Kyuss_2.0, whole genome shotgun sequence genome harbors these coding sequences:
- the LOC127315740 gene encoding protein FAR1-RELATED SEQUENCE 5-like: MKIESSRRCAKDGELDKFVYVCNKSGKPREEEAVPVKQRNRKLTVLTDCKAKLRVKRDGARWKVTQFVEVHTHEVIDKFALKKYLRSHNKIPAEEKKFIDLLHEVNLTSGRIMEIMGGLYGSKQNVPYNSKTVSNYTAKLGNYDRIKDIPELLEYGQSIQLGCGFVRNESSVNFVWLFERFLEAMDGLHPLNIITDQDAAIRTAILIVFIGIIHRFCRWHMMQKVQEKLGTFVAQREDLRLEFNDVIDYSMTPEEFEQRWANMVETHGVADNTHFLDLYDLREYFVPAYFRHRFFPFLQTTSRSEGFNAVLKQYVHPHDSLVRFFKQYMKLQERIDVTEDAHEFDGDEKTVRLWGDFPMEKQILQTYTMPIYNRFQLELRKITSYNVRDIGVTEQGSIHEVFPIQGSVRGYGRRSYRVDADVANGIYNCECCKINRDGILCCHAMKVMSHLGMVTKYPEHYILPRWCLPPPDIVAPRDESDFAKLAIGLAASEKTNEIAERHMRAMEKEMADLKKANADALKKRKSAKHPVNTNPANDSQESVPMEEDAATVENRKARNPPMSATKERPGSKRKKGGLRF, from the exons ATGAAGATAGAATCATCTAGGAGATGTGCTAAAGATGGTGAGCTAGATAAATTTGTTTATGTCTGCAACAAATCTGGGAAGCCTAGAGAAGAAGAAGCAGTCCCAGTTAAGCAAAGGAATCGTAAGCTAACTGTGCTGACCGACTGCAAAGCAAAGCTTCGAGTAAAACGTGATGGTGCTAGATGGAAAGTTACTCAGTTTGTTGAGGTGCATACACATGAGGTGATTGACAAGTTTGCgctgaagaagtacttgagatccCACAACAAGATCCCTGCAGAagagaaaaagttcattgacttgTTGCATGAAGTCAACCTTACTTCAGGAAGAATCATGGAAATCATGGGGGGGCTATATGGGAGCAAGCAGAATGTCCCATACAACAGCAAAACAGTTAGTAACTACACTGCAAAACTAGGGAACTATGACAGGATTAAAGATATTCCAGAGCTGCTAGA ATATGGTCAATCCATCCAGCTTGGTTGTGGTTTTGTGAGGAATGAATCTTCTGTGAATTTTGTGTGGTTGTTTGAGCGGTTTTTAGAGGCAATGGATGGACTACATCCATTGAACATCATTACTGATCAAGATGCAGCTATCAGAACTGCTATCCTCATTGTGTTCATTGGCATCATACACAGGTTCTGCAGATGGCATATGATGCAAAAAGTACAGGAAAAACTTGGTACTTTTGTTGCTCAGAGAGAAGACTTGCGTTTAGAGTTCAATGATGTGATTGACTACAGCATGACACCGGAAGAGTTTGAACAGCGGTGGGCAAATATGGTGGAAACGCATGGGGTTGCAGATAACACACATTTTCTTGACCTCTATGATTTGCGTGAGTATTTTGTGCCAGCATATTTCCGCCACCGGTTTTTCCCATTCCTTCAAACTACATCTAGAAGTGAAGGGTTTAATGCTGTTCTTAAGCAGTATGTTCATCCACATGATAGCCTTGTTCGTTTCTTCAAGCAGTACATGAAACTACAGGAAAGAATTGATGTAACAGAAGATGCTCATGAGTTTGATGGTGATGAGAAGACAGTCAGGCTTTGGGGGGACTTCCCCATGGAGAAGCAAATCCTTCAGACATACACCATGCCCATCTACAACCGCTTTCAGCTTGAGCTTCGCAAGATTACATCCTACAATGTTCGTGACATTGGTGTTACTGAACAAGGGAGCATTCATGAGGTTTTCCCAATACAAGGATCCGTGCGCGGGTACGGTAGGAGGAGTTATCGTGTCGATGCTGATGTAGCTAATGGAATCTACAATTGTGAATGTTGCAAAATTAACAGGGATGGTATCCTGTGCTGCCATGCAATGAAAGTTATGTCACATCTAGGGATGGTTACAAAATACCCAGAGCACTACATCCTACCTAGGTGGTGTCTACCCCCTCCCGACATAGTTGCACCGCGGGATGAGAG TGATTTTGCTAAGCTTGCTATTGGTTTAGCGGCCTCAGAGAAAACTAATGAAATAGCTGAACGGCACATGAGAGCaatggagaaagagatggcagatTTGAAAAAGGCTAATGCTGATGCACTCAAAAAAAGGAAGAGCGCCAAGCATCCAGTGAACACCAACCCTGCTAATGATTCACAAGAAAGTGTACCTATGGAAGAAGATGCTGCTACTGTGGAGAATCGGAAAGCTAGGAACCCACCAATGTCAGCGACAAAAGAGCGCCCAGGTTCAAAAAGAAAGAAAGGTGGTCTACGATTCTGA